A stretch of Myxococcus hansupus DNA encodes these proteins:
- a CDS encoding Ig-like domain-containing protein codes for MKPLDTQRPAWRRLPSVLFRLAAVLSLLVAVPASAQTQTNTQSTQRALNFLSSDVVHWTQANNCVACHRQGAVVYGLSSARANGYDMNAVVGNGRTNLANLELLAQRINSDQLANGSWIHTGNAFRNEKTSFSVFGLAGYDQNVSTQYSAALVNAANWALSTQESSGRWPSDHADFPVDHGSVSTTARIMTGIAQAKQRVDPARAAAYQAALDRAAAYLRTNLNNNDTTAAGNGMPYTFQVAWTVLGLKAAGPGPSNANTTAINTLAERLITRTSPGNAGWGNLPNEAANDFATGSAIYALCLADREPATNPRLRNAIEWMKARQSADGSWRTGSATFDIPTTFAALGLSCFGDFSVRVAVVGADRQELELDSPSPQQTTFTFSVRNHGYQADTYTLSTQGGLPGWSASVSPVTLFLPAGGEGTVTVTVTAPPQLLPALTSEVTLIAASGGAPGVTGSARVNAYTPPLPPVTGRPTVTTIQSPAVNARVTVGNGTTLSARVTDGGAVVRGGGYGVVTFYVAGVPVGADVDADGDGLFTFNWVPPVDSWTTTGAQDYRAVYSGVELRAPLANLLGSTASRTIIIDPFPHNTPLVTIGNPPAFTRETSLDIWGYATPRAPGAVITYAAFIINGGAPIALTPGNGGLIYTSITLEEGPNIIQMTARDSFGGVTTKQVNLTVDRVPPLLTIESPAENAAVGTPVVTVRSSVQDQTPVRVETQWVNSSLLEFGNGTVEHPVNVSYGNQVILVRATDSAGNVTEKLLYLWVDSGTPVLSTNFADSQLYGPMPNHTFHYAINVQTVSASTVRVNGGPAFTLPRGGGQIQTSATLVPGVNTLNISVVSETGMTSNIVRRVNYDTQAPTATLITPSVGSTVMGTINVRARVTDNFGPVTNVGFSRDMSGIRAGTQLADGTWTAEFDTREMVNGPHTFDLWMNDGVGNFAVQSFNVVIRN; via the coding sequence TTGAAGCCCCTCGATACCCAGCGGCCCGCGTGGCGCCGCTTGCCGTCAGTGCTGTTCCGGCTGGCGGCGGTACTGTCCCTCCTCGTCGCGGTCCCCGCTTCGGCGCAGACCCAGACGAACACCCAGTCCACGCAACGGGCCCTCAACTTCCTGAGCTCGGACGTGGTCCACTGGACGCAGGCGAACAACTGCGTCGCGTGCCACCGGCAGGGCGCGGTGGTGTACGGCCTGTCCAGCGCCCGCGCCAACGGCTACGACATGAACGCCGTCGTGGGCAACGGGCGCACCAACCTGGCCAACCTGGAGCTGCTCGCCCAGCGCATCAACAGTGACCAGTTGGCCAACGGCTCGTGGATTCACACGGGCAATGCCTTCCGCAACGAGAAGACGTCCTTCTCCGTCTTCGGCCTCGCGGGCTACGACCAGAACGTCTCCACGCAGTACAGCGCCGCGCTGGTGAACGCCGCCAACTGGGCGCTGTCCACCCAGGAGTCCAGCGGCCGTTGGCCCTCCGACCACGCGGACTTCCCCGTGGACCACGGCAGCGTGTCCACCACCGCGCGCATCATGACGGGCATTGCCCAGGCGAAGCAGCGCGTGGACCCCGCGCGCGCCGCCGCGTACCAGGCCGCGCTGGACCGCGCCGCCGCGTACCTGCGCACCAACCTGAACAACAACGACACGACGGCGGCCGGCAACGGCATGCCCTACACCTTCCAGGTGGCGTGGACGGTGCTGGGCCTGAAGGCCGCGGGCCCGGGCCCGAGCAACGCGAACACCACCGCCATCAACACCCTGGCCGAGCGGCTCATCACCCGCACCTCGCCCGGCAACGCCGGCTGGGGCAACCTGCCCAACGAGGCGGCCAACGACTTCGCCACCGGCAGCGCCATCTACGCGCTGTGCCTCGCGGACCGCGAGCCCGCCACCAACCCGCGCCTGCGCAACGCCATTGAGTGGATGAAGGCGCGCCAGTCCGCGGACGGGAGCTGGCGCACGGGCTCGGCCACCTTCGACATCCCCACCACTTTCGCGGCCCTGGGCCTGTCGTGCTTCGGTGACTTCAGCGTGCGCGTCGCCGTCGTCGGCGCGGACCGGCAGGAGCTGGAGCTGGACAGCCCGTCGCCGCAGCAGACGACCTTCACCTTCAGCGTGCGCAACCACGGCTACCAGGCGGACACGTACACGCTGAGCACCCAGGGCGGCCTGCCCGGCTGGTCCGCGTCGGTCAGCCCCGTCACCCTCTTCCTGCCCGCGGGCGGCGAGGGCACCGTCACCGTCACCGTCACCGCGCCGCCCCAGCTCCTGCCCGCGCTCACCTCCGAGGTGACGCTCATCGCCGCGTCCGGCGGCGCGCCCGGCGTCACCGGTTCGGCGCGCGTGAATGCGTACACCCCGCCCCTGCCTCCCGTGACGGGCCGTCCCACCGTCACCACCATCCAGTCGCCCGCGGTCAACGCGCGCGTCACCGTGGGCAACGGCACCACGCTGTCCGCCCGCGTGACGGACGGCGGCGCGGTGGTCCGGGGCGGCGGCTACGGCGTCGTCACCTTCTACGTCGCCGGCGTGCCGGTGGGCGCGGACGTGGACGCGGACGGAGACGGACTCTTCACGTTCAACTGGGTGCCGCCGGTCGACTCGTGGACCACCACGGGCGCGCAGGACTACCGCGCGGTGTACTCCGGCGTGGAGCTGCGGGCGCCGCTGGCCAACCTGCTGGGCAGCACGGCCTCGCGCACCATCATCATCGACCCGTTCCCGCACAACACGCCGCTGGTCACCATCGGCAACCCGCCGGCCTTCACCCGCGAGACGTCGCTGGACATCTGGGGCTACGCCACGCCGCGCGCCCCGGGCGCCGTCATCACCTACGCCGCGTTCATCATCAACGGCGGCGCGCCCATTGCCCTCACGCCGGGCAACGGCGGCCTCATCTACACCTCCATCACGCTGGAGGAAGGCCCCAACATCATCCAGATGACCGCGCGTGACAGCTTCGGCGGCGTCACCACCAAGCAGGTCAACCTCACGGTGGACCGCGTGCCCCCCCTCCTCACCATCGAGTCCCCCGCGGAGAACGCCGCCGTGGGCACGCCCGTCGTCACCGTGCGCTCGTCGGTGCAGGACCAGACGCCCGTGCGCGTGGAGACGCAGTGGGTGAACAGCTCGCTGCTCGAGTTCGGCAACGGCACCGTGGAGCACCCGGTGAACGTCAGCTACGGCAACCAGGTCATCCTGGTGCGCGCCACCGACAGCGCGGGCAACGTCACCGAGAAGCTGCTCTACCTGTGGGTGGACTCGGGCACGCCCGTGCTCAGCACCAACTTCGCGGACAGCCAGCTCTACGGCCCCATGCCGAACCACACGTTCCACTACGCCATCAACGTGCAGACCGTGTCGGCCTCCACCGTGCGCGTCAACGGCGGGCCCGCCTTCACGCTGCCGCGCGGCGGCGGCCAGATTCAGACGTCGGCCACGCTGGTGCCGGGCGTGAACACGCTCAACATCTCCGTCGTCAGCGAGACGGGCATGACGTCGAACATCGTGCGGCGGGTGAACTACGACACGCAGGCCCCCACGGCCACGCTCATCACCCCCTCGGTGGGCAGCACGGTGATGGGCACCATCAACGTGCGCGCGCGCGTCACCGACAACTTCGGTCCGGTGACGAACGTGGGCTTCAGCCGCGACATGTCCGGCATCCGCGCGGGCACGCAGTTGGCGGACGGCACGTGGACGGCGGAGTTCGACACGCGCGAGATGGTGAACGGGCCGCACACCTTCGACCTGTGGATGAACGACGGCGTGGGCAACTTCGCCGTGCAGAGCTTCAACGTCGTCATCAGGAACTGA
- a CDS encoding ornithine cyclodeaminase family protein codes for MPTLILSAKDLRSLYTVELGLTAVERAFRAHGLGESLMPPKVYLSLPKYDGDFRAMPAFLDGAAGVKWVNAHPRNPEKHGLPTVRALYILSDPDTASPLAILDGTLLTAWRTGAAGGVASKFLAKKQPRTLGLIGCGVQARVLIDSHRAIYGDTLELLLSDTSEAAAKALQAEKGGRIVSAQEACGADIVSTATPARAPVVKREWFQPGAHINAMGADAPGKQELDPRLLTEGRVFIDDTEQALHSGEVNVPLHDGLLRPEQLAGTLGEVVAGKKPGRASDTDITVFDSTGLALQDVALARALYDAALARGLGQAFDIVGS; via the coding sequence ATGCCCACCCTCATCCTCAGCGCGAAGGACCTCCGCAGCCTCTACACCGTCGAGCTCGGCCTCACCGCCGTCGAGCGGGCCTTCCGTGCCCACGGCCTCGGCGAGTCGCTGATGCCGCCCAAGGTGTACCTGTCCCTGCCGAAGTATGACGGCGACTTCCGCGCCATGCCGGCGTTCCTCGACGGCGCCGCGGGCGTGAAGTGGGTCAACGCCCATCCACGCAACCCGGAGAAGCACGGGCTGCCCACCGTCCGCGCCCTCTACATCCTCAGCGACCCGGACACCGCGTCCCCGCTCGCCATCCTCGACGGCACCCTGCTCACCGCCTGGCGCACCGGCGCCGCGGGCGGCGTCGCCTCCAAGTTCCTCGCGAAGAAGCAGCCCCGCACCCTGGGCCTCATCGGCTGCGGCGTGCAGGCCCGCGTGCTCATCGACTCGCACCGCGCCATCTACGGCGACACCCTGGAGCTGCTCCTCTCCGACACCTCCGAGGCCGCCGCCAAGGCGCTCCAGGCCGAGAAGGGCGGCCGCATCGTCAGCGCCCAGGAGGCCTGCGGCGCCGACATCGTCAGCACCGCCACCCCCGCCCGCGCCCCCGTGGTGAAGCGCGAGTGGTTCCAGCCCGGCGCCCACATCAACGCCATGGGCGCGGACGCCCCCGGCAAGCAGGAGTTGGATCCACGCCTGCTCACCGAAGGCCGCGTCTTCATCGACGACACCGAGCAGGCCCTCCACTCCGGCGAGGTCAACGTCCCGCTGCACGACGGCCTCCTGCGCCCCGAGCAGCTCGCCGGCACCCTGGGCGAGGTCGTCGCCGGCAAGAAGCCCGGCCGCGCCAGCGACACCGACATCACCGTCTTCGACTCCACCGGGCTCGCGCTCCAGGACGTCGCCCTGGCCCGCGCCCTCTACGACGCCGCCCTCGCCCGCGGCCTGGGACAGGCCTTCGACATCGTTGGGAGCTGA
- a CDS encoding DUF1152 domain-containing protein, which translates to MDLSTSPLFHRLADARHVLIAGAGGGFDVFSGLPLFFRLRELGKQVSLANLSFTRLEAVEGTVLAPGLMRVDAHTNGPEHYFPEGLLARWFLSRGEQVPVYCFERTGVVPLREAYEVLRERLGFDTVVLVDGGTDILMRGDEVGLGTPEEDLSSLAAVDALPLRDKLVVCLGFGVDFHHGVCHAHFLESVSALSQQGAYLGVTALLEGMPEVALYRDAVKDVCERMPRAPSIVSLSVVSALEGEYGDVHRTVRTKGSTLWINPLMSMYWAFDLTAVARRCLYLDSLRDTQTAWEVADRILSFRNQCQRIRPWKDIPV; encoded by the coding sequence ATGGACCTGTCCACTTCACCGCTGTTCCACCGGCTCGCGGATGCGCGGCACGTGCTCATCGCGGGGGCGGGGGGCGGTTTCGACGTGTTCAGCGGGTTGCCGCTGTTCTTCCGCCTGCGCGAGCTGGGCAAGCAGGTGTCCCTCGCGAACCTCAGCTTCACCCGGCTGGAGGCCGTCGAGGGCACGGTGCTGGCGCCGGGCTTGATGCGGGTGGATGCGCACACGAACGGACCTGAGCACTACTTCCCCGAGGGGCTGCTGGCGCGGTGGTTCCTGAGCCGGGGGGAGCAGGTCCCGGTGTACTGCTTCGAGCGGACGGGCGTCGTGCCCCTGCGCGAGGCCTACGAGGTCCTGCGCGAACGGCTCGGCTTCGACACGGTGGTCCTGGTGGATGGTGGGACGGACATCCTGATGCGGGGCGACGAGGTGGGGCTCGGCACGCCCGAGGAGGACCTCAGCAGCCTGGCCGCGGTGGACGCGCTCCCGCTTCGCGACAAGCTGGTGGTGTGTCTGGGGTTTGGCGTCGACTTCCACCACGGCGTCTGTCACGCGCACTTCCTGGAGTCCGTGTCCGCGCTCAGCCAGCAGGGGGCCTACCTGGGGGTCACCGCGTTGTTGGAGGGCATGCCGGAGGTCGCGCTGTACCGCGACGCGGTGAAGGACGTCTGCGAACGGATGCCGCGAGCGCCCAGCATCGTGTCCCTGTCCGTGGTGAGCGCGCTGGAAGGCGAGTACGGGGATGTCCACCGCACGGTCCGCACGAAGGGCAGCACGCTGTGGATCAACCCGCTGATGAGCATGTACTGGGCGTTCGATTTGACGGCGGTGGCCCGGCGCTGCCTCTACCTGGACTCACTGCGTGACACGCAAACGGCGTGGGAGGTCGCGGACCGCATCCTGTCCTTCCGCAACCAGTGTCAGCGCATCCGGCCGTGGAAGGACATCCCTGTGTGA
- a CDS encoding DUF4326 domain-containing protein, whose translation MTVTRTTAVHVHDACDVYVGRAFRAYAKPSPRNPVPGRFGNPFKPGGVRTPGAMLRAYFEPWLGALPEAEQAHIREEARGRMGPEADAFDAYRWYLALRVRHDADFRAAALTLRGKRLGCWCKPGPCHADILAEWVDAQPA comes from the coding sequence ATGACCGTGACGCGCACCACGGCGGTCCATGTCCACGACGCCTGCGACGTGTACGTGGGCCGGGCGTTCCGCGCCTACGCGAAGCCGAGCCCCCGCAACCCGGTGCCCGGCCGCTTCGGCAACCCGTTCAAGCCCGGAGGCGTGCGCACGCCGGGCGCCATGCTGCGCGCCTACTTCGAGCCCTGGCTGGGCGCGCTGCCGGAAGCGGAGCAAGCACACATCCGCGAGGAAGCCCGGGGCCGCATGGGCCCGGAGGCGGATGCCTTCGACGCGTATCGCTGGTACCTGGCGCTGCGCGTCCGGCATGACGCGGACTTCCGCGCCGCGGCCCTGACGTTGCGTGGCAAACGCCTGGGCTGCTGGTGCAAGCCCGGCCCGTGCCACGCGGACATCCTGGCGGAGTGGGTGGACGCGCAACCGGCGTAG
- a CDS encoding class I SAM-dependent methyltransferase — MTEPSSSPPVKSQQDAPDDDDYGMSLPALVVLRVSVMFIELFTRLADVLLLLRRPRLLPSYLGIWLREVFVSPYRLKQSFEVRRVLQASGQILKELMYGEMPVHTGVWLFWKAGLGPGSRLVDLGAGRGRTLLAARWLGAEAVGIELMQHHVALARKPVEAAGARLVLGDAMQADLQDATHVFTNWTALTPQTRARLVERFRTCRPGTRILTVTRPVEAPGIAVVSKHRLLFTWGLEHVWIHEVSDRVVGDTTN, encoded by the coding sequence ATGACGGAGCCCTCCTCCAGCCCGCCGGTGAAGTCCCAGCAAGACGCGCCGGACGATGATGACTACGGCATGTCCCTGCCGGCGCTCGTCGTCCTGCGCGTCAGCGTCATGTTCATCGAGCTCTTCACCCGGCTCGCGGACGTGTTGCTCCTGCTGCGCCGGCCCCGGCTGCTCCCGTCCTACCTGGGCATCTGGCTGCGCGAAGTCTTCGTCTCGCCCTACCGCCTGAAGCAGTCGTTCGAGGTGCGGCGGGTGCTCCAGGCCAGCGGGCAGATTCTCAAGGAGCTGATGTACGGTGAGATGCCCGTGCACACGGGCGTGTGGCTCTTCTGGAAGGCGGGCCTGGGCCCCGGCTCGCGGCTGGTGGACCTGGGCGCGGGGCGCGGGCGCACGCTGCTGGCCGCGCGCTGGCTGGGCGCGGAGGCCGTGGGCATCGAGCTGATGCAGCACCACGTCGCCCTGGCGCGAAAGCCGGTGGAGGCGGCCGGCGCCCGGCTCGTACTGGGCGACGCGATGCAGGCGGACCTCCAGGACGCCACGCACGTCTTCACCAACTGGACGGCGCTGACGCCGCAGACGCGCGCCCGGCTCGTGGAGCGCTTCCGCACCTGCCGCCCGGGCACCCGCATCCTCACGGTGACGCGGCCGGTGGAGGCGCCGGGCATCGCGGTGGTGTCGAAGCACCGGCTCCTCTTCACGTGGGGCCTGGAGCACGTCTGGATTCACGAAGTCAGCGATCGTGTCGTTGGAGATACAACCAATTGA
- a CDS encoding FG-GAP-like repeat-containing protein, whose amino-acid sequence MKTFTKHSSHVLSLLLGVLLFSGCINPVDEGERPCPCAGGWTCCVDANLCVADASRCEQLRPPKPPEPTAPSAPLLVTALPAPGLVTLTWFAPARDGGSAITGYDVGVEPLEGGMEVRVDGTSARVTGLRAGGTYRFTVAARNAVGASPVMSVEAVRLPDVPTAPESLTVARGDRQAHISWRAPASDGGSPVLRYVVTAQPSGASVDSEGTSLSATVSGLPNGVASTFTVRAVNAVGTGPVSEASSVVIPAAPPGAPTSVSASPGVRAVSVSWQSPEDTGGLPVSGYLVTASPGGATQQLEGTATVASFTSLLDDTEYTFTLSATNEVGQGLQSRGVTARTHARPGAPISVAAEPGVRTLTVTWQPPESDGRSSLIGYTVEARPSGVRMDVGADLRSSVLEGVPSTKAQTVTVIARNAAGEGPAGAAPAPVKSLPAPVELTQVDAPSEDRGCRPVTYTLRQVDKERADVLVEFDATGSGDFTRATLAGDTLFDFSSGLTALDTSPSGAAHTFRWNRPRDVPGVAPSARLRITAVVPGTSPATRTFTVALAAPAQRCEVNLDANPTRRLRQPYPARTYGTALGDFNRDGKPDIAVLHNSSASDEQAWVLRGQGHGGFTVPNAQVGNRLPGQHMVTADLDQDGNLDLIAVDARSSGTSSLQVLRGQGDGHFHDAVQSSIPYRFNDNSNHALTPPVATDLDGDGTPELVVALTHRIVVMRHTEGGRLTLAFEGEKLSHTPGSTVVAGDFDNDGQRDLMVVGHALQAFYGRGPLTFVSEHIGELADNVRFATAEDFNGDGHLDIAALVVGAGESSIYLLQGDGRGRFAAPLRLHHHTWYGFGETSHLISGDLDGNGTQDLAYVHADADTVTLFHGRGDGTFIIRTLPAGRHPTRLVAADFDGSGKPDLAVLSGIHQTVRVLRDLEAPSASPFGALFVTADFDGDGHDDVASWLGDGIQVHLTRAEGGLVVREPSPLPTGAWLPSKLVTGRFDADATVDLLVLLLQQEEPYGHSLLLLRGNGDGTFRPSEVLPLGSVFTSSSTRGISVGDVDGDGDLDLVVDLSRTENGLSHVDLRLYRNDGLGTFSDGGVVATYSERPQHVLEDLNGDGRADLLVRRSVASTFELIIFEGMAHGALIKRREFAPAGSTPCTGESMAIADLDAPGHLDIVVTCGNVDTLLPILGRGNFDFYVPNSGRWPVGGGYGGSIIARDLDGDGRPELLVTWPERQTVCVLPSWGHIDFGPGSCFGTQNTPNDITLVDIDHDGVPEVLTGPGGVLTPPSRAGSTLLRVR is encoded by the coding sequence ATGAAGACCTTCACGAAACATTCCTCCCACGTCCTGAGCTTGCTGCTGGGCGTCCTGCTGTTCTCCGGCTGCATCAATCCCGTGGACGAGGGAGAGCGGCCCTGCCCCTGCGCCGGTGGATGGACGTGCTGCGTGGACGCCAACCTGTGCGTGGCGGATGCCTCCCGGTGCGAACAGCTCCGGCCACCCAAGCCGCCTGAACCCACGGCCCCCTCCGCGCCGCTCCTGGTGACCGCGCTACCGGCCCCGGGCCTGGTGACGCTCACCTGGTTCGCGCCCGCGCGGGATGGCGGCAGCGCGATTACGGGCTACGACGTCGGCGTCGAGCCGCTCGAAGGCGGCATGGAGGTGCGGGTGGACGGAACCTCCGCGCGCGTCACCGGACTGCGCGCGGGAGGCACCTACCGCTTCACCGTCGCCGCGCGGAACGCCGTGGGCGCCAGCCCTGTCATGAGCGTGGAGGCGGTGAGACTGCCGGATGTTCCGACCGCGCCCGAGTCCCTCACCGTGGCGCGCGGCGACCGGCAGGCCCACATCTCCTGGCGAGCACCTGCGTCCGATGGTGGGAGCCCCGTGCTGCGTTACGTGGTGACGGCCCAGCCCAGCGGCGCGAGCGTCGATTCAGAAGGCACGTCGTTGTCCGCCACCGTGAGTGGGTTGCCCAACGGCGTGGCCTCCACGTTCACCGTGCGCGCGGTAAACGCCGTGGGCACGGGCCCTGTGTCCGAAGCGTCCTCCGTCGTGATTCCCGCGGCACCACCGGGCGCGCCCACGTCCGTGTCCGCCTCGCCGGGGGTGCGAGCGGTCTCCGTCTCCTGGCAGTCGCCCGAGGACACGGGCGGACTGCCCGTGTCCGGCTACCTCGTGACGGCCTCGCCGGGGGGCGCCACGCAGCAGCTCGAGGGCACCGCCACGGTGGCCTCCTTCACCAGCCTCCTGGACGACACCGAGTACACCTTCACCCTGTCCGCCACAAACGAGGTGGGCCAGGGGCTCCAGAGCCGCGGGGTCACCGCGCGCACACACGCGCGGCCGGGTGCGCCCATCTCTGTCGCGGCCGAGCCTGGCGTGCGCACGCTCACCGTCACGTGGCAGCCTCCGGAATCCGATGGCCGTTCATCGCTCATCGGCTACACCGTGGAAGCGCGGCCCTCCGGCGTGCGGATGGACGTGGGCGCGGACCTGCGAAGCAGTGTCCTGGAGGGCGTCCCCAGCACGAAGGCCCAGACAGTCACCGTCATCGCTCGAAATGCCGCGGGGGAAGGCCCCGCCGGCGCGGCGCCGGCCCCCGTGAAGTCGCTCCCCGCCCCCGTGGAGCTCACACAGGTCGACGCCCCCTCGGAGGACCGTGGCTGCCGGCCCGTGACCTACACCCTGCGGCAGGTGGACAAGGAGCGCGCGGACGTCCTCGTGGAGTTCGATGCGACCGGCAGCGGCGACTTCACCCGCGCGACCCTCGCGGGAGATACCCTCTTCGACTTCTCGTCCGGACTGACCGCCCTCGACACTTCACCCAGTGGAGCGGCGCACACCTTTCGCTGGAACCGCCCCAGGGACGTGCCCGGCGTCGCACCCTCCGCGCGGCTCCGCATCACCGCCGTCGTCCCTGGCACCTCACCCGCGACGCGCACCTTCACCGTGGCGCTCGCCGCTCCGGCGCAGCGCTGCGAGGTGAACCTGGATGCCAACCCGACGCGGCGCCTGCGCCAGCCCTATCCGGCGCGGACCTATGGAACCGCGCTGGGTGACTTCAATCGGGACGGCAAGCCCGACATCGCCGTGCTGCACAACAGCTCGGCCTCCGACGAGCAGGCGTGGGTGCTGCGAGGCCAGGGCCATGGCGGCTTCACCGTCCCGAACGCTCAGGTCGGAAACCGGCTGCCCGGACAGCACATGGTCACCGCGGACCTGGACCAGGACGGCAACCTCGACCTGATTGCCGTCGACGCCCGCTCCAGCGGTACCTCCAGCCTCCAGGTCCTGCGCGGCCAGGGCGACGGTCACTTCCATGATGCGGTCCAGAGCTCCATTCCGTACCGGTTCAACGACAACTCCAATCATGCACTCACCCCTCCGGTCGCAACGGACCTGGATGGTGACGGGACACCCGAGCTCGTCGTCGCCTTGACCCACCGGATTGTCGTCATGCGCCACACCGAAGGGGGGCGGCTGACGCTGGCCTTCGAGGGAGAGAAGCTCTCCCACACTCCGGGGAGCACCGTGGTCGCCGGTGATTTCGACAACGACGGCCAACGGGACTTGATGGTCGTCGGCCACGCGCTCCAGGCCTTCTACGGTCGAGGCCCGCTCACCTTCGTGTCCGAACACATCGGCGAACTGGCAGACAACGTCCGCTTCGCCACCGCCGAGGACTTCAACGGCGATGGGCATCTGGACATCGCCGCGCTCGTCGTGGGGGCGGGTGAATCTTCCATCTATCTGTTGCAAGGGGATGGCCGCGGCCGGTTCGCCGCGCCCCTGCGCCTGCACCACCACACGTGGTACGGCTTCGGAGAGACGAGCCACCTCATCTCCGGTGACCTCGATGGCAACGGTACGCAGGACCTGGCGTATGTCCATGCGGACGCAGACACCGTCACGCTCTTTCATGGGCGGGGAGACGGCACGTTCATCATCCGGACGCTGCCCGCGGGACGCCATCCCACGCGGCTGGTGGCGGCGGACTTCGATGGCAGCGGCAAGCCAGACCTGGCCGTCCTCTCGGGCATCCATCAGACCGTGCGCGTCCTCAGAGACCTGGAGGCCCCTTCGGCCTCGCCCTTTGGCGCGCTCTTCGTGACCGCTGACTTCGATGGGGACGGACACGACGACGTCGCCTCATGGCTCGGCGACGGCATCCAGGTGCACCTCACCCGCGCGGAGGGAGGACTGGTGGTGCGCGAACCCTCGCCGCTGCCAACGGGCGCCTGGCTGCCCTCGAAGCTGGTGACGGGACGCTTCGACGCGGACGCCACGGTGGACCTGCTCGTGCTCTTGCTCCAGCAGGAGGAGCCCTACGGACATTCGCTCTTGCTGCTGCGAGGCAACGGAGACGGCACCTTCCGCCCCTCGGAAGTGCTGCCCCTGGGGAGCGTCTTCACGTCTTCGAGCACGCGTGGAATCTCCGTGGGTGACGTGGACGGTGACGGCGACCTCGATCTGGTCGTCGACCTGTCGCGAACGGAGAACGGGTTGTCGCACGTCGACCTGCGCCTGTACCGGAACGACGGCCTTGGCACCTTCTCGGATGGAGGCGTGGTCGCCACCTACTCCGAAAGGCCACAGCATGTCCTGGAGGACCTCAACGGGGACGGGCGGGCGGACCTGCTCGTGCGGCGCAGCGTCGCCTCGACCTTCGAGCTGATCATCTTCGAAGGCATGGCCCATGGCGCCCTGATCAAGCGGCGAGAGTTCGCGCCCGCTGGGAGTACGCCGTGCACTGGCGAAAGCATGGCCATCGCGGACCTCGACGCCCCTGGACACCTGGACATCGTGGTGACCTGCGGCAACGTGGACACCCTCCTGCCCATCCTGGGACGGGGCAACTTCGATTTCTATGTGCCGAACTCGGGGCGGTGGCCCGTGGGTGGTGGGTACGGAGGCTCCATCATCGCCCGCGACCTGGATGGAGACGGGCGGCCCGAGCTGCTCGTCACCTGGCCAGAGCGCCAGACGGTCTGCGTCCTGCCGTCATGGGGGCACATCGACTTCGGTCCCGGAAGCTGCTTCGGGACACAGAACACCCCGAATGACATCACCCTGGTGGACATCGACCACGATGGCGTCCCCGAAGTGCTCACCGGCCCCGGAGGCGTCCTCACCCCGCCCTCCCGCGCTGGCTCCACCCTGCTGCGCGTGCGCTGA